From one Oncorhynchus clarkii lewisi isolate Uvic-CL-2024 chromosome 6, UVic_Ocla_1.0, whole genome shotgun sequence genomic stretch:
- the LOC139412328 gene encoding fibroin heavy chain-like, whose amino-acid sequence MSEAGWAETVKVLCHHSPDVIWGRGTVEAGGSERGLKAWSAEAKTQARAEVGAEDGDGAGSEDGAGVGEEDGVEEEDGAEAEAEAGAGAGFEDGAGVGEEDGVEEEDGAEAEAGAGAGLEDGAGARAEDGAEDGAGAEDGAEAEAGAGAGLEDGAEAEAGAGAGLEDGAEAEAGAGTGAGNRAEDGAEEDAGAEDGAGAEDGAGAEDGAGAEDGAGAEDGAGAEDGAGAEDWAGAEDGVGAEDGAGAEDGAEAEDGAGAEDGAGAEDGAGAEDWAGAGLEDGAGEEDGAGAEDGAGAEDGAGAEDGAGAEDGAGAEDGAGAEDGAGAEDWAGAGLEDGAGAEDGAGAEDGAGAEDGAGAEDGAGAEDGAGAEDGAGAGLEDGAGAGLEDGAGDRAEDGAEDGAGAEDGAEAEDWAGAEDGAGAGLEDGVGDRAEDGAEDGAGAEDGAGAEDWAGAGLEDGAGAGLEDGAGDRAEDGAEDGAGEGAGDRAEDGAGAEDGAGEEDGAGARGWGWG is encoded by the coding sequence ATGAGTGAGGCTGGCTGGGCTGAAACAGTCAAGGTTTTGTGTCACCACTCACCAGATGTTATATGGGGCAGAGGCACTGTAGAGGCAGGAGGCAGTGAGAGGGGCTTAAAGGCCTGGTCGGCGGAGGCTAAGACTCAGGCTAGAGCAGAGGTTGGAGCAGAGGATGGTGATGGGGCTGGGTCGGAggatggggctggggttggggaagAGGATGGGGTTGAGGAAGAGGATGGGgctgaggcagaggcagaggctggggctggggctgggtttgaggatggggctggggttggggaagAGGATGGGGTTGAGGAAGAGGATGGGGCTGAGGCAgaggctggagctggggctgggttagaggatggggctggggctAGAGCAGAGGATGGTGCAGAGGATGGTGCTGGGGCAGAGGATGGGGCTGAggcagaggctggggctggggctgggttaGAGGATGGGGCTGAGGCAGAGGCgggggctggggctgggttaGAGGATGGGGCTGAGGCAGAGGCTggagctgggactggggctgggaatAGAGCAGAGGATGGTGCAGAGGAGGATGCTGGGGCAGAGGATGGGGCTGGGGCAGAGGATGGGGCTGGGGCAGAGGATGGGGCTGGGGCAGAGGATGGGGCTGGGGCAGAGGATGGGGCTGGGGCAGAGGATGGTGCTGGGGCAGAGGATTGGGCTGGGGCAGAGGATGGGGTTGGGGCAGAGGATGGGGCTGGGGCAGAGGATGGGGCTGAGGCAGAGGATGGGGCTGGGGCAGAGGATGGGGCTGGGGCAGAGGATGGTGCTGGGGCAGAGGATTGGGCTGGGGCTGGGTtagaggatggggctggggaagaggATGGTGCTGGGGCAGAGGATGGGGCTGGGGCAGAGGATGGGGCTGGGGCAGAGGATGGGGCTGGGGCAGAGGATGGGGCTGGGGCAGAGGATGGGGCTGGGGCAGAGGATGGGGCTGGGGCAGAGGATTGGGCTGGGGCTGGGTTAGAGGATGGGGCTGGGGCAGAGGATGGTGCTGGGGCAGAGGATGGGGCTGGGGCAGAGGATGGTGCTGGGGCAGAGGATGGTGCTGGGGCAGAGGATGGTGCTGGGGCagaggatggggctggggctgggttagaggatggggctggggctgggttagaggatggggctggggatagaGCAGAGGATGGTGCAGAGGATGGTGCTGGGGCAGAGGATGGGGCTGAGGCAGAGGATTGGGCTGGGGCagaggatggggctggggctgggttaGAGGATGGGGTTGGGGATAGAGCAGAGGATGGTGCAGAGGATGGTGCTGGGGCAGAGGATGGTGCTGGGGCAGAGGATTGGGCTGGGGCTGGGTTagaggatggggctggggctgggttagaggatggggctggggatagaGCAGAGGATGGTGCAGAGGATGGTGCTGGGGAAGGGGCTGGGGATAGAGCAGAGGATGGGGCTGGGGcagaggatggggctggggaagaggatggggctggggctagaggatggggctggggatag